A region from the Benincasa hispida cultivar B227 chromosome 12, ASM972705v1, whole genome shotgun sequence genome encodes:
- the LOC120092903 gene encoding ubiquitin-conjugating enzyme E2 D1-like, giving the protein MFPSRLRRCFSSNPSSSSAYRRLYSPPQPISDTLSPQPNPSPSPIWPISIGDGGSGNEEKSSAMYRIENELRAMNEEAATHCSFGPVGDDIFRWEGVVIGPACSCYEGGIFQLSIQFPSNYPLRPPYIKFLTKIFHPNVGSDGTIFMDILNENWSSALTIEKLLLSICSILSNPIPQGSINEASTMYLDNWLNYSKIAREWTKIYAMPN; this is encoded by the exons ATGTTTCCTTCCCGTCTCCGCCGTTGCTTCTCTTCAAATCCCTCCTCTTCCTCCGCCTACCGCCGCCTCTACTCCCCTCCTCAACCGATCTCCGACACACTCTCTCCCCAGCCAAATCCTTCGCCGTCGCCGATCTGGCCGATTTCGATCGGCGACGGTGGAAGCggaaatgaagaaaaatctAGTGCGATGTATCGGATTGAGAATGAGTTGAGAGCGATGAACGAGGAGGCGGCGACGCACTGCAGTTTCGGACCGGTGGGCGACGATATTTTCCGGTGGGAAGGGGTTGTGATTGGGCCTGCTTGTTCTTGCTATGAAGGGGgtatttttcaactttcaattcaATTTCCCTCCAACTACCCCTTAAGACCTCCCTACATCAAGTTTCTAACCAAG ATATTCCATCCAAATGTAGGGTCAGATGGAACCATTTTTATGGACATATTGAATGAAAATTGGTCTTCAGCATTGACTATTGAGAAACTTCTACTTTCAATATGCTCAATCCTTTCAAACCCAATTCCTCAAGGCTCCATTAACGAAGCTTCTACAATGTACCTCGATAATTGGCTTAATTACAGTAAGATTGCAAGAGAATGGACCAAAATATATGCCATGCCAAATTGA